ATTTCATTTTCCTCATTTATTTGTTGGGTATTTGATTTTATAAATGAGAACTTACTTTTTGACCGTATTTCTTCAGGGATATCGCACAAGGTTATGGAAGATCCTTTCGCAAATATGCAAGCATGTTCCACCGCGTGCTGTAACTCTCTAACATTACCTGGCCAGGAGTAGGAATAAAATTTGTCCATTACTTCATTAGAAAATTGATCTAATGTTTTACCAAATTCTTCGTTGTAAAGTTTAAGAAAAGTCTGTGCAAGAATTGGAATATCATCGCGTCTTTCTCTCAAGGGGGGGACGGTGATTTGGATTGCTCGCAAATGATAATAGAGGTCTACGCGGAATTTTTGTTCCGTAATTCTCTGTTGTAAGTCTTTATTGGTTGCTGCGATGACGCGTACGTCCAGGTGGATATTTGCGCTGCTGCCTTCGATCTCCAGTTCGGAATTTTGTAAAAAATTCAATAACTTTTTCTGAGTGCTAACGCACATTTCTCCGATTTTGTTAAGAAAGATGGTTCCATCATCAGCTAGTTCGAAGCGGCTTTTCCGATTTTTGTAAGCTCCGATAAATGAACCTTGAATTTGACCGAATAATTCCGATTCCAACAAAGATTCAGGCAGAGATGCGCAATCCACTTTGATCATCGGTCTGTTATGGCGGCGGCTTTGTTCGTGAATCTCCCGCGCTACTTGTTCCTTTCCTGTCCCTGTTTCGCCAGTGATGAGGACGGTGCTTCGCGTCGGCGCCACTTGCTCGATAATGTGAAAAATACTTTGCATGGCGGGAGATTTGCCTAGTAAGCGTCCAGAAAAATGAGATATTTGTCTGCGCCACTCTTCTCGCTCTTCCACTAACTTTTTTTGTTCGAGAGCGCGATCCACGACGACTTGAATTTCTTTGAGACGGAAAGGTTTAGTGATGTAATTTATCGCTCCAAGACGCATGGCTTCCACAGCGGTATCTACTTCATTCAAGGCCGTTAGCATCAATACTTGCGTATCCGGTTTGATTTCCTTGATTTGCCGCAATACTTCGATACCATCCATGCCGGGCATCAGAATATCGCAGATGACGAGGTCGATATCAAACAAAGAAAATACTTCGATGGCTTTCTCGCCGCTTTCCGCTTCGAGAAATTCATATCCTTTCCCCTCCAACGATTCCCTCACTACTTCGCGGGAAGAAGCGTCGTCGTCGATAATCAGGATGGTTCGCATGACCGCCACTACTTGCTCTCCTCGGGCTGTATGGGGATTTTGATTCTCACCGTCGTGCCTTCCCCCTTGGAGGCATCGATGGCGATGGTTCCTCCGTGGTTGACCACGATCTCCCTCACCAGGTAAAGACCAAGTCCCGTCCCGATGCTTTTGGAGGTAGTGAAGGGATCGAAGGCCGCTTCCCGGATATCTTCCGGCATCCCTGGCCCATTGTCCATGACGGTGAATTCGATATGGCGGTCGTCATGCTGCACATCCAACTTCACCCAGCCGCTTTTGATGTCGGACGTCCGGATCGCTTCTACCGAATTGCGCACCAGATTGACGAATACCCGCTGAAATTGCTGCGAATCGAGCATCGCGGGAGGAACGGATTCCGCCACGAAGCATTCGAAGGCGATGTGATCTTCCAGATAATGCTCCTTGAATTCCTGCGTGATGTCCCGGATAAACGTATGCAGGTTGATCTGCTCCCGCTCCATCGTCCGCGTTTTGGAAAGATGGAGGTAGTTGTTGGCGATCTCCTCCAGCCGCGAGATTTGTTTTTGGATGTCCGAGACGCATTTTTGAATCGGTTCGCGGTATTTCGAACCGTCGCCCTTGCCCCAATTGCCAAAGGCTTGGCATAACCGTTCCAATAGCAGATCCGATTTGAGAAAAAGTACGCCCAGCGGCGTGCGGATTTCGTGCGCAACTTTGGCGGCCACTTTCGCCATGGCGACATTTCGTTGCAGGGTTTCCACCTGCTTTTGCAGTTTTTTCTCTTCCGAGATGTCTTTCAGAATGGCCAGCAGAGATACCGTCTCTCCCTGGGGATTGGTCAAAGGAAGCCGGGTAAGCAGGATGGGAACCCTCTCTCCCGATTTGCGAATCCGCACCGTCTCTTCGTTGATGACGCCGAATTCCCCATTAATCTGGCGGCGGATGGATTCGTACGTCTCTGCCAGGATCTCCGGCGGCACGAACAGGTCGATGGTTTTTCCTACGGCTTCTTCACGGTTATACCCCAAAATGCGTTCCGCGCCCGCCGTCCAAGACAAAATTCTTCCCGTCGAATCGATGCGGCTGATCCCTTCGGAAGAGCCTTCCCCAATGGCGGAAAGTATGACATCCTCGTTTATATCGTCGGATGGATGGATTTCGGGATGGGGTCTCATCGTTTCTCTTCCCTGCATGAGCGATGTTCGCCTGGTTTGGAATATATTGTCTGCATCCAACATGATTATTGGATATTTATGCGCTCTCTATGCGTTCTCCCCTAACGCAACGGCGCCAATGCTGTTAATCGTCCGGAAATCGATTTATCTTAGACGTTTTCTGGAAAAAGGGTAGCGTTGAATTATGGCTTCCATCCAATGAGGAACAATTTCGGGAAAGGCGGCGCCTGTTATTCGTTTCGATTTCGCCGCTCCAGAAAAGCAGGCTTCCTTGAAATCGTAGAAAGCGTCTGGTTGCGTTTATAATTTGGAAAAATACATTTCCGCCCGCCGGTTCCGGCCCCAGGCGTCTTCGCTATGGCCTAAATCCACGGGTAATTCTTCGCCCCATGATTTCGTCGTAATACGCTCTTCGGCAACGCCTCCTTCCACCATGAATGTCTTTACGGCGTTTGCTCGCTGATCGCCCAAAGCGATATTGTATTCCGGCGTCCCTCGTTCGTCGCAGTGCCCTTCGATGAGAATGTAGCATTCCGGATTGCTCTTCAAGAAGTCGATATTCACCGAAATTCCCTGTTGAGCTACCGGCTTCAAATTCCACATATTGTAATCGAAATATACGGATTTGATGGGCAGCGCTTTCCATAGAGACAACATCGGCGTTCGCATGGGAAGATTTTTGGCTTTTTCTTCCTTTTTTTGCGTAATAGCCTCGGCGGTCTTTTTTACTTTCTTTTTTAATTTCGCTCTAAAAATATCCGGATGGGTTGTTTCCGCCAAATCGGCGCCAAGACGGGCGGCGGCTGCGTTTTGTCCCCGCGTCTCCATACCCGCCAATCCGAAACCGGCGGCGAGGAAGACGGCGAAAAAAAGAAAAGTACGCATCATGACAGTTGACTCCGGATGATTCCCATTCATTCACAGTAAACGATGGAAAAGGACATCTCGTTATTTTCGATCGATGTCCTTTCAAATTGCAATTCCTCGGCGCAATCCTGAATATCCACTTTTCGGTAATCGGAAGACAACGCTCCAAAATATCTCACTCTCAACATAAAGTTAAGATTATTCATACTTTATGAACTTTTTCCTAAAGTTCAAGTCTTTCAATGGACTTAAGAGACTAAACCGCCTGCGGCATGAATATTAATCCGGAATAGATAAAATTTCCCGATGGATTTGGCGCAAAGCCTCGCATAGTAGAGGATGGGCATTCAACGGTTCCGAAAGAATCGTTTTGGTTCCGGTCTTTTCGGCGAAACACCGTATAATCGTCCTTGCTCGGTTGAATAAAACTCCATGAAACAACAAGTAGGGAAACACGAGAATCCGCCGCAATCCCAGCCGCGGCGCATGTTCGAGAATTTGCGCCATCGAAGGCGAGACGCTGGCAAGAAAACCGGTTTCCGCCCCGCCGAAATCCATCGACTCCATAAGAATCCGCGTCAAAGCGAAAACATCCGCATTTCCTTCTTTCCGCAGGCTGCCCCCGCCGAGAACCAGTAAAAGCGTTTCGCTTCGCGCTTCCTCTCCGGCTTTTCTCTCCGCTTCTTCGATCCGCAATCGGCATAATTCGATAATCTTGGGATGAAGTGGAATCGGCTCTCCACAGCGAAATTCGAGGCCGGGATAAAGCGTTCGCGATTTATTCAATTCGCCGGGAATATCCAACGCCGCATGTTTTCCCGCGCCGAGAAAACAGGGGATGGCGGCGATGTTTTGGGCGCCTTGTTCGGCGCAACGGCCAATGGCGGAAAGAATGTCAGGCTGCGTTTTTTCCAGAAAACCGTATTCCACAATCCGCTTAGGTTCCTGGCGCTGGAATAATTCCGCAAGATGGACGAATTCCTCTCGCCCCGCCGGGTTGGAGGTTCCATGCGCAACTAGAAGCGCAGCGTTCATGGTCTCTTTTTCACCATTTCTCATGCCAGGTTATTAATCCATGTTATGCGCGATGGAAAAGTTAAAGTAGTCAATTCAAGTCGCCGTTTCGAATCGCGAAGACGCGAAACGAAAAAGAAAAACACGAAAAAAAGATAAAAAAAATGCGCATGGGATCACGCCGTGAATGGCTTTTTTTCCGTGAAATCCAAAAAGAATCCGCGATATCCGTGATTCAAAAATTTCGTGAAATTCGTGGTTTCGCGTTTCAATAACGCAAAAGAAATGAAATCCTTACTGATCTTTTGAACGATTCTTCAACTTGGTTTTGAAATACCTAGGTTGAAAACTAAAGATCATTGACTGCGTAACATAAATTGGAATTTCCAGCAAGAATATCCGTTTAGCCCTAGCCTAAACCCACCTGCCGCCATTATTATAGCCTCTTGATTCTTGAATTTTGTGATAAAAAGTATTGCCTAGAGTAAATTTTTCGCTTTTTGTTAGAATATTATTAGTTCGATCTCCATCACCATTTTTTTATAAATAAATACGGTAAGAAGCATTGACAATAATACCTGAATATATTAGACTTTGACTTGTTTTCTTCATATTGAATTATAGGATGAATCCCATTCGGCGGCTATGGTTGCGAATGGATAAAATATCATAAATTCAAGTTTACGAATTATAAAGGAGTCTTTTTCTCATGGCCAATTTGAGCGCTATCAAAAAAATTCACGCCCGTGAAATTTTGGATTCCCGCGGAAATCCTACCGTCGAAGTCGACATCGTTCTGGAATGTGGAATCGTTGGCCGCGCCGCCGTTCCCTCCGGCGCATCGACCGGCGAACATGAAGCGATCGAATTGCGGGATGGCGACAAAAAGCGTTATCTGGGAAAAGGCGTCTCCAAAGCCGTCGCCAACGTCAATGATGCCATCGCTCCTGCTCTGGCGGGTTATAACGCCCTCGATCAATTGGGCGTTGACCGCTTGATGCTGCAATTGGATGGTACGCCCAATAAATCCAAACTGGGCGCCAACGCCATCCTCGGCGTCTCTCTCGCCGCCGCCCGCGCCGCCGCCAATATGAAGGGATTGCCTCTCTACCGTTACCTGGGCGGCGCTTCCACCTTCATGCTTCCCGTTCCCATGATGAACATCCTCAACGGCGGCCAACACGCCGATAACAACCTCGATATCCAGGAATGCATGATCATTCCCCACGGCGCGCCCTCCTTCAAGGAAGCATTGCGGATGGGATCCGAAGTTTTCCATACCCTGAAAAAAGTCCTTTCTGAAGAAGGCAAAAATACCGCCGTCGGCGACGAAGGCGGATTCGCCCCCGAAGTCGCTTCCAACGAAGAAGGCCTTTCCGTCATAATAAAAGCGATCGAAAAAGCGGGCTATAAGCCCGGCGAGCAAATTTCCCTGGCGCTGGACGCCGCCGCTTCTTCCTTTTATGACAAAGAAACCAAGAATTATGTTCTCAGCGCCGAAGCCAATCCCAATAAAACGGCGGCGGATATGGTCGCTTTCTACGAAGCGTTATGCGCTAAGTATCCCATCGTTTCCCTGGAAGACGGCCTGGATGAGAACGATTGGGACGGCTGGGCGTTGCTTACGGAAAAATTAGGCAAGAAAATCCAACTTGTCGGCGACGATATCTTCGTTACGAATAAACAGTTGCTCTGCAAAGGCATCGAAAATGGCATCGCCAATTCCATTCTCATCAAGTTGAACCAGATCGGTTCGCTCAGCGAGACGTTGGAAGTCATCGACATCGCCAAACGCAACAAATATACGAACGTTATTTCTCACCGCAGCGGCGAAACGGAAGACTCCACCATCGCCGACCTGGCGGTGGCGACGAACGCGGGACAGATTAAAACCGGTTCGCTTTGCCGCACCGACCGCGTCTGCAAATACAATCAATTGCTGCGCATCGAAGAAGAATTGGGCGATTCCGCCGTTTATATCGGCAAGAAAATTTTTGGATGATATAGTATACATATAGAGGGATGGTTTTCTCCGATTCCTTTCGTCGGCGGCATCGCCTGCGGAACGAATCGGAGCGAGGGACGGGGAAAGAATGTTGCGATTTTTCAAGGCGTTCCTTCACGATTCCGTTTCATGGATTTTGCTCGTCCTCTTGGGCGTTACGGTCGTCGTTGGCCTTGCCACCCTCGTCAACCGGTATGACCGCGTGGACCGATACGATAAAAAACTCTACCTTTTGGAATACGATATTCTTAATTTGAAAAAGGACGTGGAGAGAAAAAAAATTTGGGCCGCCCGTCTCGTTTCCGATCATACCGCCTGGGAACAAGTGGCGAGAGATAAGATGAATTACTTGGGTCCGGATGAGGTGCTGGTTACATTCGTCCCCGCCCAAAAGCCTTGATTCCCCGTCCGGACGCGCTTCGTTTTCCGGCTGGAATAAGGCTCGATGACATTCAAGTATTCTGAAATCAGAGGCTTTAGAAGATTTTTTCTTTGGAAAAAGGATTAAAATTCCTTGACAATTATGGGGGGTTGGGGTAACGTAACCTAAACCGCCCCCCTTTTGGCGATGGAGCCTTCAAGAGGAAGCGGAATTACGGATGAAAATCGGAAGATTGGAATAAAACTGACGCGGGGTGGAGCAGTGGTAGCTCGTCGGGCTCATAACCCGGAGGTCATGGGTTCAAATCCCATCCCCGCAATTTATTCTTCTTTCCGAGCAACGTTGACATTTGAAATCCTCCCCTCGCCCTTTTAATGTGGGTGAGGAATGTAATTGTTCCCTCGCCCTCTGGGTGAGGTTTAGGGTGAGGAAACTTTATCGCCAAAGCGGCGCACAAAATCAAATGTCATCGGATAATAGGGTTTTTGCCTGTTTTCTTCGATTCGATGAACGATAATAACCCGTTTTGCGCGAAAAGCCATTATTCTTGCGGGAGTCTATCGGCGTGACGAAAAAAGAAATTATCGAAATCGTTTCCCAACGTACGAAACTCAAAAAGAATTATACCAAAGCCATCGTGGAATGCGTCTTCGACGTCTTCATCGAAACTTTGGCGGAAGAAGGCAGAATAGAAGTTCGCAATTTTGGCGTTTTCAAAGTGAAGCGGACTCCTGCCCGCGTTGGGCGCAACCCCGTAACCAAAGAATCCGCCGATGTTCCTGCGCGGAATATTGTTCAGTTCAAAGCCGGGAAACAAATGAAAGAACTTGTCTCTTCGTGATCGATGATGACTGACGCGGAAAATAACGAATCCGTCCCTCGCGAGTTTGGAGATATCGGCGTCTCCAACGAGGTGTTCGAAACCATCGCCGTAACCTGCGCGCGCAGAATCAACGGCGTGGCGGGGATGGAATCCGCCGATGGCTTGGTGGACAGCCTTTCTAAAGTTTGGGGACGCAGCGACGCTCCCAAAGGAGTGAAAGTCGCAACCGGCGACGATGACGTGTCTATCGATATGACGGTCATTCTCAAAGAAGGCTACGCCATACCCCAAGTCGCCGGCGCTATCCAACGGGAAGTCAAAAGCATCGTCGAAGACATGACGGGCCACGCGGTCAAAGCCGTGAATATCCTCGTGGCCGACCTGCAGCCGGAGGCGGTCGAAGCGCAGATCGTAGCCCCCGACGAGGAAGAAAAATAACCGCTCCCATTCCTGCCGCGGGGATTTTCTTCCCGCCGCGGCGGCGGAAAAAGCTTTACCTGGCGACAGGGAAACCGAAAATAGTTGGCGATATGGCCGATGGTCGCTTTCGGCTTCGCGTTCCCCATGATAATGTAAACAAACTGAGGATTTCGCTCTTCATCTCAGTTATTCGGATAAAACGAAAGACATTCGAAATTCCGTCTTAAGTCGGATCCTGCGAGACGGCGCCTGGATAGGAGGATGGACGATGTTACAACATAACGGGCTGTATTGTGCGGTAAAGGCACTGGCTTTCATGATTTTCGCAGCATTGCTAGCCATGCCCGTCTCAGTTTCCGCCCAATCGGATGTAGCCGCGAGAGTCAGAATTCAGGGATCGAGCGAATTTGGAGACGTGTTGCTGCTGCGCGACGGCAACGATATCGTTCTCTACGGCTTGGCTTTCTCCGTTCCCTCGATGAGCAACGTTACGGTGACCGCCGCTGGTCAAGAATTTTATCATAACGCCGCGTATACGGGGCAATTTCCTGTTTTACCCAATAGCCCTATCAGAATTGTCGGCGGCGCCAGCATCCCCACCGCTAGCATCTCCGCCGTTAAAACCAATGGAACCGTCCTCAACGGAACCGTCAATTTGGATTTAACTTCCCCGGAAATCTTAAAAGCATTGCAAGACTATCAAGCGGAAGTCGCAAAGCTGAAAAATAAGGAATTGGCGAACCCAAAAATCGGCATTCCCGTGAATAAACTTCTCGATATCGTCGCCGACAATCCGTCCGACCAATCCTTTTTAGGCAAAGTGCTCCTTACGCAACGGATCACCGGCAGCGGCAACGACATCGTTGTCGTCGACCAAATCGAGGGGCTTTCGTTCGCTGGCGGCTCCACTCTCATACGCAGCGTTACTCCCAACTCCCAAATCGAAGTCTATTCCGAACCGATCAAAGATATTAATAAACCCGACGCGACGAAGCGGATTCAGGTGATCGATACCGTCTTCTATTCTCAAGGCCAATTCGCCAGCAGCGGCTCTTTCTTCCCCTTCTCCGTCTTGGACGCCAATAGCAGCAATACGGGCAATTCCGTTCTTTACCTTCGCATTACCGCCCGCAGCGATCGCGGCGCCAATGGCGCCACTCCTAAAGTTTTCGCGGCGCGCATCCTCAACGATATCGCGGCGGAAATCGCCGGCGCTCCGGCCGCCGTCAACAATAATGTGAAAGACAACCCGGAAAAACCCGGCGCTTCCGGCTTGGCCAACATTTCGGGAATCGCCGATCCTTACTCCCTCCTGACCGCCTATGTGGGCAACGCCGCGACCTCCGACGTAATCGCCCAAGCGACGTCGGACGGCTCCGGCAAATTCAAAATAACCATCCCCGGCGTTTTTGGAACTGATGGAATCTATATCTCCCGCAAGGAAGTCTATCTCGCCGTTTTAGACCCCTTCGGCAATGTCAGTTCGACATTGACGCGAGTGGAAACCGATGCGGCCTCCATGATTTTCGGAACGCCGACGGCGGCGGACAATGGCGATGGCACGTTCCTGGTTCAAGGCGAAGCGGAACCATTGGCGAAAGTTATTATTCGCGGTTATTCGAAAAACATTATCGACGGCAAAGAAGTTACCGCCGTCGATACGAAAGTAACCGACGCCGATGCATCCGGCGCTTTTAGCGCCGTGATGGCGGAAGCGCAAGAGTTTACCGTTCAGGCGATCGATCAGGCGGGCAACGTCTCCGATCCCGTTCAAGTCGCCGCCGATGTTGCGACGGCCAATCCTACCGTCGCGACCGTCGTCAGCGATTATCCTTATATTAAAATTACCGGTAAGGCGGAACGCGGCGCATTCATCCTGTTTTACGCTTTCCCCTTGGATAAAGTGCCCAGCAACGCCAACGATTCCGCAACCCAGCCCGCCGATTCCTATCTTCTCCAATATGCGGCGGACGTGAACGCCATCGCGGACGCGAATGGGAATTTTGCCATATCGATTCCCGGCGGCATCAGTAAGATCGTCTATCTCCAAGCCGTCGATCGCGCGGGCAACGCCAGCGGCTTTACCGGACTCGATCTTGGCGATTTGAGCCGGGGGCTTATCGTCTTCGATTCGCTGCAAGTAACGAATCAAGTTGCTGGCATGGACGATATCGTTAAAGGAAAAACGGTGAAAACCGGCGCGTTGGAAACCATTACGGGGATTTACGTGGGCGCCTTCGCGAAATTGACGGATGATCCCGCCAGCGATTTCCCCTTCCTGAGTCCGTTAGCGGATCCTGTAGCCGTGGCGGCGGATGGCCAGTTCGAAATTACCATTCCCGAACGCGACCCTCTCTCCGGTCAATTTGTCGTTGAGTTCTATTTAGTCGCGCTTGACCAGAATCTTGAGGATCTTTCTTTCCGCGATATTGGTTTCGTTTTAATCGGCGCCGATCAAGGCTTCGACCGCGTTGGGCCGGAAATTCTCTTCAATCCCAATATCGCCGATATCGTATTGAATCAAGCGGGCGCAGGCTACCGCGATACATTATCCGTCCGTCGCGTGTTGGCGCCGGGACTGGGTTCGAACACTTTACCCGATGACTCCCTTCCCTTCATCATCGTCATCGCGGACGGCAGCGACGATACGGAAATCGACGTCAATGCTCCGGATATCGATATCGTCGGCTTCCAACCGCTCCTCTCTCTCTTGGGATTGCCTTTCCCTGGAGCGATCAACATCGATTTGGGCGATAACCACTGGAACGCCGGCAGCCGATCGGTATTTGGCCGCACGTATTACTACGTTGCGCTAATGGATCAATATGGAAACCTGAGTCCCAATCCCATCCGCGTCAAATTGGATGTAGCCATCGCCGATCCCAAATCGTCCTTGATTGCCGCAACGGGACAACAAGTCTTTGGCTATCCCGGCTCGGTGGAACCCAACGCCAACGTCTCCATCTTCGAAACGCCCAGCAAATCCAATCTTCTTGGCGCGGTGAAGGCGGATGCCAATGGCACATTTTATATCTCCGTTTCCCTTACTCAAGAATATGTCTACATTGTGGCTAAAGATGCGGCGGGAAACGAAAGCAACGCCCTCAAAACGAAAGTCTCTAAACCTATCGTCGGCGCCCAGTTCGTAATTTTGGACGGTTTTGGCGTCATCCACACGCCTTCTTCCGATTTGACCACCGGCTTGCTTTCCGGCGATTCCGCCCGGGCGCTTTCCGGCGTTAAGAAAGTCGGCAACCGCGCTCAGCTGGAAGAGGGAACCCCGCTTTATATTTTGCAGGATGACGGTTCCATATCGAAATTGGGCGAAAGCGGCCAAGATCCGAAGGATTCCGAAAAGATTTCCATTTCCGGAAAATTCGCGCGCGATCTGGTTGTAACGAGTTACGAACCCTTTGCGGGTTACGTTCTGCTGGGCAACGGCTTGATTATTCCCTTTGGAAATGCTCCCTTCTTTGGCGATATCCTCCAGCTTCAACGAGGATATACTTCGAAAAATCGCCTGCGCTTGAGCGGAACGAAATTGCTTTTCGACGATCTGAACGATAATAAAATTTACGATACGGAAGATAAGAACAGCAATGGCGTGCTCGATGTCGTGATCGGTTCGGGCGGAATCGTTTTAGTCAACGAAGATGTAAACAAAAACGGCAAATTGGACGTCG
The sequence above is drawn from the Candidatus Omnitrophota bacterium genome and encodes:
- a CDS encoding sigma-54 dependent transcriptional regulator translates to MRTILIIDDDASSREVVRESLEGKGYEFLEAESGEKAIEVFSLFDIDLVICDILMPGMDGIEVLRQIKEIKPDTQVLMLTALNEVDTAVEAMRLGAINYITKPFRLKEIQVVVDRALEQKKLVEEREEWRRQISHFSGRLLGKSPAMQSIFHIIEQVAPTRSTVLITGETGTGKEQVAREIHEQSRRHNRPMIKVDCASLPESLLESELFGQIQGSFIGAYKNRKSRFELADDGTIFLNKIGEMCVSTQKKLLNFLQNSELEIEGSSANIHLDVRVIAATNKDLQQRITEQKFRVDLYYHLRAIQITVPPLRERRDDIPILAQTFLKLYNEEFGKTLDQFSNEVMDKFYSYSWPGNVRELQHAVEHACIFAKGSSITLCDIPEEIRSKSKFSFIKSNTQQINEENEIVIPLGTTMEDAESEIIRQTLKCVKGNKEEAARVLGLSRSSLYRRIPTIQPEESK
- a CDS encoding ATP-binding protein — its product is MRPHPEIHPSDDINEDVILSAIGEGSSEGISRIDSTGRILSWTAGAERILGYNREEAVGKTIDLFVPPEILAETYESIRRQINGEFGVINEETVRIRKSGERVPILLTRLPLTNPQGETVSLLAILKDISEEKKLQKQVETLQRNVAMAKVAAKVAHEIRTPLGVLFLKSDLLLERLCQAFGNWGKGDGSKYREPIQKCVSDIQKQISRLEEIANNYLHLSKTRTMEREQINLHTFIRDITQEFKEHYLEDHIAFECFVAESVPPAMLDSQQFQRVFVNLVRNSVEAIRTSDIKSGWVKLDVQHDDRHIEFTVMDNGPGMPEDIREAAFDPFTTSKSIGTGLGLYLVREIVVNHGGTIAIDASKGEGTTVRIKIPIQPEESK
- a CDS encoding OmpA family protein, coding for MMRTFLFFAVFLAAGFGLAGMETRGQNAAAARLGADLAETTHPDIFRAKLKKKVKKTAEAITQKKEEKAKNLPMRTPMLSLWKALPIKSVYFDYNMWNLKPVAQQGISVNIDFLKSNPECYILIEGHCDERGTPEYNIALGDQRANAVKTFMVEGGVAEERITTKSWGEELPVDLGHSEDAWGRNRRAEMYFSKL
- a CDS encoding sirohydrochlorin chelatase encodes the protein MRNGEKETMNAALLVAHGTSNPAGREEFVHLAELFQRQEPKRIVEYGFLEKTQPDILSAIGRCAEQGAQNIAAIPCFLGAGKHAALDIPGELNKSRTLYPGLEFRCGEPIPLHPKIIELCRLRIEEAERKAGEEARSETLLLVLGGGSLRKEGNADVFALTRILMESMDFGGAETGFLASVSPSMAQILEHAPRLGLRRILVFPYLLFHGVLFNRARTIIRCFAEKTGTKTILSEPLNAHPLLCEALRQIHREILSIPD
- the eno gene encoding phosphopyruvate hydratase translates to MSAIKKIHAREILDSRGNPTVEVDIVLECGIVGRAAVPSGASTGEHEAIELRDGDKKRYLGKGVSKAVANVNDAIAPALAGYNALDQLGVDRLMLQLDGTPNKSKLGANAILGVSLAAARAAANMKGLPLYRYLGGASTFMLPVPMMNILNGGQHADNNLDIQECMIIPHGAPSFKEALRMGSEVFHTLKKVLSEEGKNTAVGDEGGFAPEVASNEEGLSVIIKAIEKAGYKPGEQISLALDAAASSFYDKETKNYVLSAEANPNKTAADMVAFYEALCAKYPIVSLEDGLDENDWDGWALLTEKLGKKIQLVGDDIFVTNKQLLCKGIENGIANSILIKLNQIGSLSETLEVIDIAKRNKYTNVISHRSGETEDSTIADLAVATNAGQIKTGSLCRTDRVCKYNQLLRIEEELGDSAVYIGKKIFG
- a CDS encoding HU family DNA-binding protein, producing MTKKEIIEIVSQRTKLKKNYTKAIVECVFDVFIETLAEEGRIEVRNFGVFKVKRTPARVGRNPVTKESADVPARNIVQFKAGKQMKELVSS
- a CDS encoding Asp23/Gls24 family envelope stress response protein; the encoded protein is MMTDAENNESVPREFGDIGVSNEVFETIAVTCARRINGVAGMESADGLVDSLSKVWGRSDAPKGVKVATGDDDVSIDMTVILKEGYAIPQVAGAIQREVKSIVEDMTGHAVKAVNILVADLQPEAVEAQIVAPDEEEK
- a CDS encoding Ig-like domain-containing protein → MLQHNGLYCAVKALAFMIFAALLAMPVSVSAQSDVAARVRIQGSSEFGDVLLLRDGNDIVLYGLAFSVPSMSNVTVTAAGQEFYHNAAYTGQFPVLPNSPIRIVGGASIPTASISAVKTNGTVLNGTVNLDLTSPEILKALQDYQAEVAKLKNKELANPKIGIPVNKLLDIVADNPSDQSFLGKVLLTQRITGSGNDIVVVDQIEGLSFAGGSTLIRSVTPNSQIEVYSEPIKDINKPDATKRIQVIDTVFYSQGQFASSGSFFPFSVLDANSSNTGNSVLYLRITARSDRGANGATPKVFAARILNDIAAEIAGAPAAVNNNVKDNPEKPGASGLANISGIADPYSLLTAYVGNAATSDVIAQATSDGSGKFKITIPGVFGTDGIYISRKEVYLAVLDPFGNVSSTLTRVETDAASMIFGTPTAADNGDGTFLVQGEAEPLAKVIIRGYSKNIIDGKEVTAVDTKVTDADASGAFSAVMAEAQEFTVQAIDQAGNVSDPVQVAADVATANPTVATVVSDYPYIKITGKAERGAFILFYAFPLDKVPSNANDSATQPADSYLLQYAADVNAIADANGNFAISIPGGISKIVYLQAVDRAGNASGFTGLDLGDLSRGLIVFDSLQVTNQVAGMDDIVKGKTVKTGALETITGIYVGAFAKLTDDPASDFPFLSPLADPVAVAADGQFEITIPERDPLSGQFVVEFYLVALDQNLEDLSFRDIGFVLIGADQGFDRVGPEILFNPNIADIVLNQAGAGYRDTLSVRRVLAPGLGSNTLPDDSLPFIIVIADGSDDTEIDVNAPDIDIVGFQPLLSLLGLPFPGAINIDLGDNHWNAGSRSVFGRTYYYVALMDQYGNLSPNPIRVKLDVAIADPKSSLIAATGQQVFGYPGSVEPNANVSIFETPSKSNLLGAVKADANGTFYISVSLTQEYVYIVAKDAAGNESNALKTKVSKPIVGAQFVILDGFGVIHTPSSDLTTGLLSGDSARALSGVKKVGNRAQLEEGTPLYILQDDGSISKLGESGQDPKDSEKISISGKFARDLVVTSYEPFAGYVLLGNGLIIPFGNAPFFGDILQLQRGYTSKNRLRLSGTKLLFDDLNDNKIYDTEDKNSNGVLDVVIGSGGIVLVNEDVNKNGKLDVEPLINPEVLAQGFEMDIARDLELVRDASGAPKGYVILDGFGIMWPFGDDIGAENVKVEFTTGVSDKDIFRALELVVEDGKIVDFVKMNGYGQLFVRPGGVVEVGKPIPPENLKNSNIVMEAPSYSFDIARDLRLNPEDSNGDGAYDWKDGFYILNGYGGIDAIGGAPALEDYPFLGFDIARDLEFGTNISK